From [Flavobacterium] thermophilum:
GAAATGGGCAAAAGATGGATTTGTTTTGCGTGAAGACGGAACGTTGGAACTGTCGCTAGGAATTTGGAATCGAAAAAGACAATCTCCTTTGGTGGTGAAAATGGATAAAGAACAAATTCCAAAGGGTCAAGTGAAAGAAATCGAGTTGGTCTATGACCGTGGTTTGTGGCTTTGTTTATCGTATGAAGATGGAAAAGAACCAAAAGAGAATAAAAATCAAAACCGTGTCGCTATTGACTCAGGGGAAATTCACACCATCGCAGCCGTTTGTGAAAATGGGGAAAGCCTCATTATCACAGGACGAAAAATAAGAAGCATTCATCGGTTGAGAAACAAAAAATTAAAAGAACTTCAAAAGTTGATGTCCCGTTGCAAAAAAGGTTCCAAACAATGGAAAAAGTACAATCGGGCGAAACAATACGTATTAAGTAAGAGTGAAGTGCAACTCAAAGATGCGTTGCATAAAACCACGAGACAATTTGTTCGTTGGTGTTTGGAAAACCAAGTGAAAGAAGTGGTCATTGGGGATGTCGAAGGAGTGCAACGGAACACGAAAAAGAAACGAAACAAAAAGACCAATCAGAAATTATCCAATTGGTCGTTTGGAAAACTATTTGATTATCTCAAATACAAATTGAATGCCGAAGGCATTGAAATAGAGAAAAAAGATGAAAGTTACACATCGCAAACATGCCCTGTTTGCGGGAAGAAGAATACATCTTCTTCTAGAAATTATACATGTCAATGCGGATACAAACAACACCGTGATATCCATGGGGCAATGAATTTATTTGCCAAAGTATATTATGGCGAAATTCGCCCGTTGGAATTTACGGTCAAACCGTTTACGTATCGACGGATTGCATAAGCAAGAAGTCGTAGATGGCGAGTTCCCGCCCATGAGTATCGATGATACTCATGTTGCCTGTCGTTCCCAACGAGACCGATGCCAGGCGTTGCCTGCAGATAGGCTGCCAACCAGTCTATCGTGCATCCACCCCGAAGGGAAAACAGGAAACTCCTACTTCTGTAAGTAGGAGAGGTTCATCTGCCGCCAATTTGACCGTTTTCGGATTTTGGTCCGGCTTTTGGGTGTCGTTTGCCGGCGAGGCGATCGGAGCGGTCGTCTCGTTTGTCTTGTATCGAAAAGGACTTCGCCGATGGAGCCAAACCACATGGCTTTCCCATCCCAAGGTGAAGCCGTTGCTTCATGCCAGTGGCAAGGAGGCGTTTGGGCTTATTTTCGCGCTTCGACTGTTGCCGTTTGTGCCATCCGGGGCGGTGACGTTCGTTGCTGCCATCGGCCGCACGTCTCTTCTCGTGTTTGCAACGGCTAGCTCGCTCGGCAAGCTCCCGGCTTTATGGATGGAAGCGTATGCCGTCCATCAATTCCTCGAGGCCGCCTGGGCGGGCAAACTGATGCTCGCTGTTGCATCGATCGTTCTTTTGTGTTTCGTCTGGCGAAAGATAGGGCAAAAAGCAGCGGGGTGAAACAGCCCCCGCCCAAAAGGACAGTCAGCCTAGGCGCCATACGGCCTTTAGCGGCAAATCCAAGGCCATCTCCACAAAATCTGCACAAATGTCTGGTATGCTAACAAGGCAAGGAGGGTGAAAACGATGAAAAACTGGAAAATGTTATTGGGAACAACTTCAGTTATGGCAGCGCTCTTGCTATCCGCCTGCACCGGTGCCAACGACAACAAAGCGCCAAAGGAAAATACGGCTTCTCACACCGGTCATGAGGGAATGAACCACTCGGGTTCAGGAGAGGTGCCGGCTGGATTGAAGGAAGCGAAACAACCAAAGTATCCGGTTGGAAGCCAAGTCATCATCCATGCCGACCATATGCCGGGAATGGATGGAGTCAAGGCGACTGTCACCGGTGCCTTTGACACGATCGTCTATACGGTCACATACACCCCAACTACAGGCGGGGACCCAGTGAAAAACCATAAATGGGTCATTCACGAAGAAATCGAAAACGCCGGAGACAAACCGTTCCAGCCGGGCGATGAAGTCGTCTTGAATGCCGATCACATGGAAGGGATGAAAGGGGCCAAAGCAGTCATTGATTCGGCGAAACAAACGACGGTGTATATGGTCGATTACATCGATACGGAAACTGGTCAAAAAGTGACCAACCACAAATGGGTGACCGAAGACGAGCTGTCGCCGGCCAACTAACGAATCATCATCGGTGTTTCCGCAAAACGCGCAGCCATTTCCCTTGGAGCGGAAAAAGGAAGACGGGCGCCGTCTATGATGAAAGGACGCCCGTCTCTAGCTGTCGCCCGAGCGAAAAGAGGCGGTTTGGTTACGCCGTTCGCCCGGGCGCTTTTGTTGCTTGATGCTGCTTTTCTTTGACAGTGGAA
This genomic window contains:
- a CDS encoding transposase, IS605 OrfB family; its protein translation is MYRTLKTRFRAKKEVIQKLFECNRISAEVWNECIRLAKEHHLKTGKWITKTELQKATKGRFPIHSQSIQAVVHKYIFARDGAKEARKKGEKIKYPYKKKKHFNTKWAKDGFVLREDGTLELSLGIWNRKRQSPLVVKMDKEQIPKGQVKEIELVYDRGLWLCLSYEDGKEPKENKNQNRVAIDSGEIHTIAAVCENGESLIITGRKIRSIHRLRNKKLKELQKLMSRCKKGSKQWKKYNRAKQYVLSKSEVQLKDALHKTTRQFVRWCLENQVKEVVIGDVEGVQRNTKKKRNKKTNQKLSNWSFGKLFDYLKYKLNAEGIEIEKKDESYTSQTCPVCGKKNTSSSRNYTCQCGYKQHRDIHGAMNLFAKVYYGEIRPLEFTVKPFTYRRIA
- a CDS encoding SNARE associated Golgi protein is translated as MILMLPVVPNETDARRCLQIGCQPVYRASTPKGKQETPTSVSRRGSSAANLTVFGFWSGFWVSFAGEAIGAVVSFVLYRKGLRRWSQTTWLSHPKVKPLLHASGKEAFGLIFALRLLPFVPSGAVTFVAAIGRTSLLVFATASSLGKLPALWMEAYAVHQFLEAAWAGKLMLAVASIVLLCFVWRKIGQKAAG
- the ydhK gene encoding Protein of uncharacterised function (DUF1541), translating into MKNWKMLLGTTSVMAALLLSACTGANDNKAPKENTASHTGHEGMNHSGSGEVPAGLKEAKQPKYPVGSQVIIHADHMPGMDGVKATVTGAFDTIVYTVTYTPTTGGDPVKNHKWVIHEEIENAGDKPFQPGDEVVLNADHMEGMKGAKAVIDSAKQTTVYMVDYIDTETGQKVTNHKWVTEDELSPAN